The genomic region CCGAGGATGAAGTTGAGCGAATCGTCTAAGATGCCCAAATTCGCGGGAATTTGTGTGGTCAAGACATTGCGGAACAGTTCCGGTTCTTGGTCGGTGACGTTAATAATGAAATTGACCACATTCGATCGCTCTCCAGTCGTGGCGAACATTTCGAGATCGCTGACTGGAATACTCAAGCGTTGCGGACCGTAAGTCAGAGTGACTTTCTCGACGACTTTCTGTTGGGCGACCGTGGGGGTCGTGTTGAGGACGACCACGGAGGTGGTGGCCAAAAATACGGCCAGAGCCAGCGCCACCCACTTAAACCATCGTTGAGCAAATCGTGTCAACCCCTGACGAACGTTCAGCCGTAAAGGAAGACGAAATTTCATATTTATTACTCCCGTTCGACGATGGATCTTGGCTCAGTTCTCCAAGAGAGAAGAGAACCGAGCGCACCCCGTCGAGAGCCAGGATCTGGGGGAGCGACCCCCGAGAACTCCCGACCCGATGGGGTTCGGCGCGATTAGTTGGGCCACGCCAAGTTCGAGGTCGAAGCGCGACTGAAGGCTTCGAGACTGGGGGCGTCAAAATCAGAAGCAAAATCGCCTTCACAAACGAGGTCGTACATGAAGTTGCTGACGACTTCGATCACGGGTCGGACATCTTCGGCGATGAAGCTGATTTTATTGTAAGCTTCGGCGAGGAGCGGACCGTTGACGGAGATGCGATCGACGGGGTAGTAACGCATGACTTCGAGCAGTTCGATGGTGCCGTCGTCAGCCGCTCGTAACAAGGCTTCGGTGACGTCTTCGACATCTTCGCGCAATCCTTGTTGACCGATGACGGGTTCGATGCGAGAGAGGACGTATTGACCGATCGAACTTTGGAGGATTCTTTCGAGAAAATCGCGAGTGACGGGAATTTCTTGATTTAACAAGGTCCGCAGGTCGCTCGCGTCTTGGTCGGTGACCCCCAAGCGGGTACGGAACACGTCGGGTTCTTCTCCGGTGCGTGCAAAACTTTCTAATTCGTTTAAGGTGACATTTTCGCTGGAGCTGCCATAAATCAATAAGATTTCATCGGCAGCGAGGGCGGACGGGGTATGGAAGAAAAAGACTGTCGAACTCACTAAAACAAGTGCCAGTAAAATAGAGAAATACTTTTGACTGGCACTTTTTAAAATCCGGCTTGTTTTGCGGATGGTTTCACCGAGATCGAACCGAGAAGGAAAAGACATACCTTTACTCCTGATACAAAACTCAGATCGATTGGTTTGACGATCTTGACTGCTTTCAGACTAGAGTATACCGTAGGAAACTTTTCTGAAGAAAAGATTGCGATTTTGGCGTTCCCCCCTACGAAGATTCACGGAAATCTATAGGGGAGAGGGAGAGGAAGGCGGCTCGGGGTCGGAACGATCGCGCCGTTGACCTTCGATCGCGCTTCGATCGCGCTTCGATAGTACCATTGGGGATTGAATTTTAGAGCGATCGCCGCCGAAATCGTTACATGGGTAGCGATGGCGGGCGATCGCCCCGGCTGACGAGAAAGCCCTTTTACCGAACCGCTCGGGATCCGGGGAGGCGATCGCGCCGCGCCATTTCTAGGTGAAAAATGGCTGAGAATTGACGACAACCGGGACGGTTCAATTTCTTTAAAAGTTCCCCGTTCTCTTTTATTCCCAAGGCAAAAAATATCAAGACAAAAAAGAGCGATCGCCTGGACTCGTAGGCGATCGCCCTCTAACTTTTAGAAAAGTTTCACTGACGCGGGGAAATCACGAGGAAAAAGTCCGCTTGTTTGGCGCTCTCGCTTCCCGAAGTCGATAGGCTCAAACTGCGAATATTGCCTAAAATTTGCGTGATAAAAAAGGCGGGATTAATTCCTTCTTGATTTTGAGGAAACAAATTATTAACGAAGGCTAAAGTCGAGCCGACATTGAGGTAAAAATAGCCGTCGTTGGGCTGAGGAAACGGTTGAGTTGCGGTCTGAAACGTGTAGGAATCTTCTAAGGATAAATACGGTTTGGGATTAAGTTCTTCCATCGGGCCGATCCCGGTGGTGACGAGCAGGAGGTTGTCGTCCAACCAGCCGTAAGAGAGTGCGCTTAGCACTTCTCCTGTTTCCTCGTTGGTGACTTGCCAGTGGGTAACCCCACGGGTGTCGATCTGGCGGGTATGGATCGCGACGGCGTCTTGAGAGACGTCTCTAATGTAGCTTTCCAGGGTGCTAAAGAAGCTCTCGGCGGCGGGGCGATCGCTGGTCTCGACCATCAACCCGATCCCGAACGGCAAGCGGGGATCGACCGCCGGAAACAAGCCGCGTTTGCTGGGGAAGAAAAACAGCCCATATTCGCCGTCCATCCAGCGAATAATATCCTCGTCTAAGTCTAAATTGAGGGCTTGACGCACGGCAGCGCGAAATTGGGTTCCCCAATTGGGCATTGCTTCCGGGTCCGCCGAGGGTTGGGGAACGATCGCATTCCACAAGCCATCAAAACCGCGACTGGTCAAGGCGAGATAGGTGGAGGCGGGAAGACGGGAGGGAAGGGCGGCGAGGGAGGGCGGCGAGGCGTTTTCCGGTTGGGGCGTGCGGTAGGCGGTGGTCGATCGCGCCCGCAAGCCGTTGTTATCGATCCAGAAGGCAAAATCGATCGCCTCGTAAGTGTCGGCAGTGAGATCGAGGGCGTTGTTAAACCCTTGAGAACCGGGCATTGGCAGGGGTAAGGGAAGGGGGATCGGAGGGAGTTCCGGGACTTCGGCGAGGCTGAAGCGTTGCAGGAAATCGGTGTCGGTGTAGCCGACCAACAACGATCGCGCAAACTCCGGTCGGGCGATCGTGCGTTGGAAACGGGCATCGTCGGCGAGTTTGGGCTGTCCGGTTTGGCGAGTGTCGAGCCAGCGTTCGATGGGAGCGGCGCCGGGAGCGGCGACGAGATACCCGTCACTGACGGCGATCGCCAGAGGGGGAACGATCGGTGGCGGCGGTTCGGGAAAGTCTTCTTCGGGAAAATCGGCTTCGGGAAACTGTTCTTCGGGAAAGGGGGCGGGTTCCGGTTCGGCTTGGGCGATCGGCCATTGGAGCCCCTTCGCCCCGGCAAAGGGCAACAACTGCTTGAGAATCGGAGATTTCGCCGCTCCCGAGGATTTGAAGGGGGCGGGGTTCAATTCCGCTTCCCCCGGGGCTTCTGAGGGCGTCGGTTCGTCGATCGCGAGTTCTTCTTCGGGCCACTCGAACAGGGTCACCCCTTGGTATTCTCGGCGGGTAACGGCGCTTTCCCGAGTGCTGGCGATGCGATCGACGATCTCTTCGATCGCGATCGTCTCGGTGAGGGGAGCCAGCATTAAGGGCGATTCTTCAAACGTGGCGACGCTTTCCGGGGTACTCGGCGGCATCAGGGCAATGGCGACCCAATCCCCTAACGCGGGTTGAATCGTGGCGGCAAAATCGACGCTATTGGGGAGGTAAGGCAAAAATCCCGGGCCGACAAAGGTGGGCGGTAGACCCACAAACCGTTTTAAGCCGTCCCAGACCCTAGCATCCCCATTGAGGAGTACCAGCCCGCCGATCTGTGCGGGCAAGACTTCGGCAACGGTCGGTATGGCGGGGGTAGGAGTCTCCACGGTAGGGGTTTGAGCGACGGCCACCCCAGGCAGCAGGGCGATCGCGGAGAGGATCGATAAAGACGTGCGATTGACCACCAATTTTTTACCTTTGTGGAGATTCACAGAAAGACTAGCTTATCGGAGCGTCTTTCGCAATTACAGGTGCGGTAAGGCTTTATGGCGAAAGCTCCCCGGGGTTGACCAGGCGCCCGATGAATAAGAGACTTCCCGAGGTATTGTCGCGAATCAGGAAGATGAAGGGGCGATCGGCCCGAAACTCCAGGGTCGAGTTTTGGGCGCCGCGCACGCCGCTAGCGACTGCACTGCTGGCGGATGCTTCCGTTCCCTGTTCGTTGACGGTGATAAAGGTTTGCTGGATGGCGGCGGAGAGATAGAGATCGCGGCTGTTGTCGATCCCGGAAAAATCGGCAGATTTACTAAACGCACTCGGCATTCCCAGGCTGGAGAGGACTTGACTCAGATCCAGTTTCGATTGCAGTTCAAATTTCGGTAACCAGATGTGGGCGCTGAGGGGCTGTTCTGTGGACCAATGGCGATCGAGATCGGAAAACCATCGTTGGAGGTTTTCGGGGGTAATTTGGGCTTCGACTCGTTGGAGTTCGGCGGTCTGAGTCGGTAGTAAGACGACGGTGGAAATGGTGGTATCGCGATAGGGCAGATCGAGCAGGGTCAGGTCGTCATATTCGACGATACTGGTCGGGTTCATCAGTTGGTACATCATCGGGACGGGTACGGTCTGTCCCGGGGCGATCGCAAACGGGGCGGATTCGGTTCGTTGAGGGGAAAAGGGCGAAAACCACTGGGCTTTAAAGTAAACTGTGTTGGTTAAAATCAGCCGGGTGTTGGCGCCGATATCTTTGGGGCGTAAAAGGTTCTGAATTCTACCGTTGCTGCGTTCGGCAATCCATTGGTTGATGGTTTCTCGGGCAAGTTCGGGCTGCTTGGCAAAGTCGATGCGGGCGAGGGAGGCTTGGTAATGTCGGGCGATCGTTTCTACGAAGGGGTCTTGAAATGGGTAATTTTCCTGTCCCCACAGGCGATCGATCGATTCGAGACGCGGGATGCCTTCGGTTTGGTGAGGCAGAATGACGACGAGGGAGGCAAAGGCTTCGTGGACTCGTGGTTCCGGTAAGCTCAAGTGCAGGACTTTGGCGATTTCTGCCGCCGTCTGACCCCGCGCCCCGGCATAGGTCATGGCGAAGGATCTCGATAAGCTGTAAGGGGCGATAAACAGGTTTCCCGGTTGCTGACGCAGGTGATGGTAGAGATCGAGGGCAAAAGCGTTGTTGTCTTTTACCAAGGTGGCTACGTCTGCGGGGAGGTCTTCGGCGAAGCTTTGAGCGAGTTGGCGCTCCTCCTGGGCGATGGGGGCCGATCTGGCGGCGGATGCGGCGATCGCACTGCTGGAGGTCAAAACAGGGGTAATGGCTCCTATGGATGCGGCGATCGCCCGGTAAACCCAATGGACATTCATGATTGATTGCTGATGGCGCACGAGTCGCCATTCACTCCAAAACAGCAAGGTTGAACGGGATTAAATGAACGGAATTAAAGGGGTTTAGCCTCTACACCCCATCTCGGGCGATCGCGATCTCAATCGTTTTGACCCCAACTGGTCACCTGAAAATAAACCAAAATTAAGGCGATTGCCAGTAAAACGGTAGCGGCGGCTGCCGCATAACCAAAGTCAAATAAGGCAAAAGCTTGCTCGTAGATGTAGTAAACGAGGACGTTCGTCGAGTTCAACGGACCGCCCCCCGTAATCACGTAAACTTGCTCGAAACTGCGTAGGGTGAATATGGCTGTCGTCACCGCGACAAATATTAATGTCGGCTGCAACCCTGGAAGGGTGACGTACCAAAATTTTTGCCAGCCATTGGCCCCGTCGAGTTCGGCGGCTTCGTAACGCTGTACGGGAATGGCCTGTAGTCCGGCTAAAAAGACAACGAGATTGAAACCGAGTTGTTTCCAAACCGTTAACAGGATCAACACGGGCATCGCCCATGTGGTCGAACTCAACCATTCTACGCCAGTCAGTCCCGCGCTGGCGAGCAACCGATTCACCGGGCCGTCATTTTGAAATAACCACCGCCATCCCAATCCGACGGCGACGAGGGAGGTAATTGAGGGAATAAAATAGGCGGTTCTTAATAAGCCGCGTAAGGGGATTTCGCGATCGAGTAAAACGGCTAAGGCGAGGGGAATGACGATACTGGGGATGACGGTGGCGACGGTGAAGTAAATGCTATTCCCCAAGACTTGCCAAAAGTCGGGAGAAATCAGCAATCGCCAATAGTTTTTTAAGCCGATAAATTCGGTTCCCGATACGGTAAAACTACCCGTGGTTAAACTGAGATAAAACAGATAGGCGATCGGCCAAAAGATGAATAAACTGAGAAAAAATAAGGCGGGAGAGAGAAATAACCAGGCGGCGATCGCCTCGTTTTTGAATGTATTTCGGTCGAAGGATAAACGAAATTTCATTCTAATTTTTGATTTTAGATTTTTTTAATCAAATAACAGCGACGGAATGGGGGCGATCGCGCCGATTGGCTAAATTAACTGGATCGTTTCGGGAATGTCGTTAATAAAACTGTTGAGAAATGGATCGTCGCGATCGCGATCGTAGAGATTTTGATAAATATCATAAATTAATTCGGTTAATAACGACCCACTCAAGCAAAGCTGACCGTAATCGGGCCAGATCATTAATTTCATTTTGGTGGGTGTTTCTCCAGCAAATGGCGCCAGGAGATAAGGCACATTTTCCAGGATTTTCGCCCCCAAACGTCGGTAAAACTCAATTCTTCTTTCTCCTTGTTTAAAATTGCTACTATATTGCGGATCTTCGACTTCAATGATTAGATGAATCTGTCTAGATTTTAATGTTTCTCCTAAATAATTCATCATTTGAGTTCCCAAGCCTTGACTGCGATATTGGGAATCGGTTCCGATAAAGTCGAGTAAGACAAAGTTAGGATTTTTTAAAGCATAGAGAAGGGCGATCGAAACCACGCGATCTCCGATTTTGCCGACAAACAAGCGCGAGATGCGATCGGTTAAGCGGTGGGCGATCGTTTCGAGATCCGGGCGTTCTTGTGGCGGGAAAGATTCGATATAAATTTTAGAAAATCCCTCAAACTCCGGGGCTTTAGGATCGTTTATTTCTTTAACATCAATCATTTTTAATAAGTTTTAAAATTATATTATATCACCCTTCAAAGGTTTAAACTATCTTGCTCGTTTTAAGCTCTTATAGCACTCGGGCGTCTGATGAGGTACAGTGCCGATCCCCCCTATCCCTCCTTCGCCCCCTATCCCCCCTTCGCCCCCCTTTCAAAGGGGGGTTGGGGGGATGGTTGGGGGGATTTCGGGGGGAACGAGGAAAGTCCCCCTTTTTAAGGGGGATTTAGGGGGATCTAAATGTCTTACCTCGCAGAGGAAAATGCTGTATAGGCTATTATAGATTCAAAATTAATAAAACCAGCGATTAATCCTAAAAAACTATAGAAAATTTTGATATAATAGAAAGAAATCTTGCCTGAATTTTTACCCTTAGACCTATGCATTTATAGATTTAAATTTGTGCATTTCAAAAGATAAATAGAAAAACAGATTATTCCTCCGTCAGCCCAAATCCATCAATCGCTTAT from Oxynema aestuarii AP17 harbors:
- a CDS encoding alpha/beta hydrolase, translating into MKFRLPLRLNVRQGLTRFAQRWFKWVALALAVFLATTSVVVLNTTPTVAQQKVVEKVTLTYGPQRLSIPVSDLEMFATTGERSNVVNFIINVTDQEPELFRNVLTTQIPANLGILDDSLNFILGELVLYEIGQVIHPPSRRLVIEALRASIVNSASDDSQVSLLEVIQNFPAQELIIEGRQLNKAYGQVRFLVEGVETGVQFLRDELGDLIC
- a CDS encoding alpha/beta hydrolase, whose translation is MSFPSRFDLGETIRKTSRILKSASQKYFSILLALVLVSSTVFFFHTPSALAADEILLIYGSSSENVTLNELESFARTGEEPDVFRTRLGVTDQDASDLRTLLNQEIPVTRDFLERILQSSIGQYVLSRIEPVIGQQGLREDVEDVTEALLRAADDGTIELLEVMRYYPVDRISVNGPLLAEAYNKISFIAEDVRPVIEVVSNFMYDLVCEGDFASDFDAPSLEAFSRASTSNLAWPN
- a CDS encoding DUF3352 domain-containing protein; this encodes MNLHKGKKLVVNRTSLSILSAIALLPGVAVAQTPTVETPTPAIPTVAEVLPAQIGGLVLLNGDARVWDGLKRFVGLPPTFVGPGFLPYLPNSVDFAATIQPALGDWVAIALMPPSTPESVATFEESPLMLAPLTETIAIEEIVDRIASTRESAVTRREYQGVTLFEWPEEELAIDEPTPSEAPGEAELNPAPFKSSGAAKSPILKQLLPFAGAKGLQWPIAQAEPEPAPFPEEQFPEADFPEEDFPEPPPPIVPPLAIAVSDGYLVAAPGAAPIERWLDTRQTGQPKLADDARFQRTIARPEFARSLLVGYTDTDFLQRFSLAEVPELPPIPLPLPLPMPGSQGFNNALDLTADTYEAIDFAFWIDNNGLRARSTTAYRTPQPENASPPSLAALPSRLPASTYLALTSRGFDGLWNAIVPQPSADPEAMPNWGTQFRAAVRQALNLDLDEDIIRWMDGEYGLFFFPSKRGLFPAVDPRLPFGIGLMVETSDRPAAESFFSTLESYIRDVSQDAVAIHTRQIDTRGVTHWQVTNEETGEVLSALSYGWLDDNLLLVTTGIGPMEELNPKPYLSLEDSYTFQTATQPFPQPNDGYFYLNVGSTLAFVNNLFPQNQEGINPAFFITQILGNIRSLSLSTSGSESAKQADFFLVISPRQ
- a CDS encoding serpin family protein, with amino-acid sequence MNVHWVYRAIAASIGAITPVLTSSSAIAASAARSAPIAQEERQLAQSFAEDLPADVATLVKDNNAFALDLYHHLRQQPGNLFIAPYSLSRSFAMTYAGARGQTAAEIAKVLHLSLPEPRVHEAFASLVVILPHQTEGIPRLESIDRLWGQENYPFQDPFVETIARHYQASLARIDFAKQPELARETINQWIAERSNGRIQNLLRPKDIGANTRLILTNTVYFKAQWFSPFSPQRTESAPFAIAPGQTVPVPMMYQLMNPTSIVEYDDLTLLDLPYRDTTISTVVLLPTQTAELQRVEAQITPENLQRWFSDLDRHWSTEQPLSAHIWLPKFELQSKLDLSQVLSSLGMPSAFSKSADFSGIDNSRDLYLSAAIQQTFITVNEQGTEASASSAVASGVRGAQNSTLEFRADRPFIFLIRDNTSGSLLFIGRLVNPGELSP
- a CDS encoding carbohydrate ABC transporter permease, which codes for MKFRLSFDRNTFKNEAIAAWLFLSPALFFLSLFIFWPIAYLFYLSLTTGSFTVSGTEFIGLKNYWRLLISPDFWQVLGNSIYFTVATVIPSIVIPLALAVLLDREIPLRGLLRTAYFIPSITSLVAVGLGWRWLFQNDGPVNRLLASAGLTGVEWLSSTTWAMPVLILLTVWKQLGFNLVVFLAGLQAIPVQRYEAAELDGANGWQKFWYVTLPGLQPTLIFVAVTTAIFTLRSFEQVYVITGGGPLNSTNVLVYYIYEQAFALFDFGYAAAAATVLLAIALILVYFQVTSWGQND
- a CDS encoding GNAT family N-acetyltransferase, with the protein product MIDVKEINDPKAPEFEGFSKIYIESFPPQERPDLETIAHRLTDRISRLFVGKIGDRVVSIALLYALKNPNFVLLDFIGTDSQYRSQGLGTQMMNYLGETLKSRQIHLIIEVEDPQYSSNFKQGERRIEFYRRLGAKILENVPYLLAPFAGETPTKMKLMIWPDYGQLCLSGSLLTELIYDIYQNLYDRDRDDPFLNSFINDIPETIQLI